The genomic DNA GGCGGCAATTTGTAGAGCACCGGCCAGGTCGAGAGCGTGGAGTTCGGATCGCGTGCGTAGGGATCGCTCACGAACAATTGCGCCAACGCCGTCTGGCCCCAGAGGCAAGAACCCAACACAGCCAACCAAGCGATGCGCCGCATAACAACCTCCGCCGAAAACACGGGTTTGAAACGATCGTGCGGCCTTTATTGTCATTCATGGCCAGTCAGGAAGCAAAACATTTTGCACCCCGCCGGTACTTGATCGGGCCGGGGGGCGGCGGGCCGGACGTTGACCGGGACCGCGGGCGTCGGGGCCCGAGGCCCTGAAAACAGCCGCCCATGGGCTCCCAACGTCCCGAAAGCTCGCCGAGCGCTGCTTACTCCATCCCCTGAGTCGCCATCGCGTCGGGCGACATGGAAAGAGCATGACGGTTTGATACCGGCAACAACAACGTAAGTCCTGCCGCTGCCAACACAAACAGCGTCGAGACCCAGAGGCAACCTGGCAAGCCCGCCGCCAGGTACATCACGCCGGACAGCAGCGTGCCGACCAGCCGGCCGCAGGCGTTGGCCATATAGTAAAAGCCGACGTTCAGGGCCACTTTGTCGGAGTCGGTATAGGCCAGAATCAGATACGAATGCACCGATGAATTGACCGCAAACACGACGGCGAATAGCGCCAACCCGCCCAGCACGGCCAGCGTGGGATAGACGTTGAATTGCAGGGCGGCAGCGATGCCGGCGGAAACCGCGGCCAGCAAGAACCCCCAGAATTGTGCGCCCTTGGCAATCGCCGCTGCGTCCGCATCGCGTTTGAGAAACTTCGGCGCAACGGCTTGGACCATGCCGTAGCCGATTACCCATGCGGCCATGAACCCGCCGACGCCGCTGAAACTCCAGCCCAAAGCGTCGTAAAGAAAAATCGGCAGGCCGACGACAAACCACACATCGCGCGAGCCAAACAAAAAGAACCGGGCAAGCGACAGCATGTTGATTTCGCGGCTCTTCGAGAAAAGCTGCTTGAACTTGACCTTCACCTTCGACTTGCCCATGTCCTGCTTCAGGCTCAGGACCGAGCCGACCAGCACCATGCCAAGCGCCCCCGCCATAGCCCAAAGCGCGCCAGCGAAGCCCAGCCAGCTTAGGAGCACGCCGCCGACCAGGAACCCAAGCCCCTTCAGGGCGTTCTTGGAGCCGGTGAGAATCGCGACCCACTTGAACAGTGCCGAGTCGTTCCCTTCAGGCACGAGCAGCTTAATGGCGCTCTTGGAACTCATCTTGGTCAGGTCTTTGGCGATGCCCGAGAGGGCCTGGGCCGTCATCACGTAGGCGACCGAGAGCCACGCCGCCCATGCGGGGCTGACGAACGACAGCATCACGAGCGCGGCAACCTGGATGGCGAGCCCGGCGAACAGCGTGAGCCGCAGGCCGAACCGTGAGCCGATCCAGCCCCCGAACAGATTCGTCAGGATGCCGAAGAACTCGTAGAGCAGGAAGAGGAAGGCGAGATTGACCGGCGTGTAGCCGAGCTGATGAAAGTGCAGCAGCACCAGCATGCGCAGCGCGCCGTCGGTGAGCGTAAAGCCCCAATACGATGCCGTGACCAGGGCATAATTGCGCAAATCCATTGAACCGTTTCCCTACGGAGAAATATCGAACCTGCTATCCGTCTACCGCTTGAGCGCCGGCTTCTTTCCATCATCTTTAACGGTCGATGACGGGCCAGCGGCCAAGCCGAGACTTCTGCCGACCAGGGCAGCCAGTTCGACCAGCCGGTTGGCGTAGCCGATTTCGTTGTCGTACCAGGCGAGCACCTTGACGAGAGTTTGATCGACGACCGTCGTGGACGGGCCATCGACGATGCTCGATCGCGTGTCGTTGAGAAAGTCGGCAGAGACCAGCGGCTTCGATTCAAATCCCAAAATGCCCTTGAGCGGGCCCTCGGCGGACTGCTGCAAAAAACCATTGACCTCCTGCACGCAGGTCGGCCGCTCGACTTCGAAGACACAATCGGTGAGCGAGGCATTGAGCAGCGGCACCCGGACGGCAAGGCCGTTCAGCTTGCCGTTCAGTTCCGGGTAAATCAGGCCGATCGCCGTCGCCGACCCGGTGCTGGTCGGAATAAGCGAATTCAGCGCCGAGCGAGCACGGCGCAGATCCTTGTGCGGGGCGTCGACAATGACTTGCGTGTTCGTCACGTCGTGCATCGTGGTGATCAGGCCGTGCCGGATGCCGATTTCTTCGTGCAGCACTTTGACGACGGGCGCCAGGCAGTTCGTCGTGCATGACGCGGCCGTGACGATACGATGACGAGCGGCGTCGTAGAGGTCATCGTTGCAGCCCATCACGATGTTGATTGCACCTTCCTTCACCGGCGCGGCGACAACGACTTTTTTCACCCCGCGGTCGAAGTGCCCTTGCAGCGTCTGGGGCGTCAGGAACTTGCCCGAGCACTCGAGCACAATGTCAATCTCGTGCTCGTCCCAGGGGATTTCGCCGGGCGAGGGGCGATCGGTAAAGCTGACCCGGTAACCGTCGATGGTCATCCCCTCGGCGTCCGCCTCGATCGCGCGGGGCCACCGGCCGTGGACCGAGTCGTATTCGAGCAAATGCGCGGCGGTCGTCGCCCCGCCTTTCACTTCGTTGATATGGACAAAATGAAAATTGTGCCAGTCCCAGGCGGCGCGCAGCGCCAGCCGCCCCATTCGTCCGAAGCCGTTGATTCCGACGCGTGTGGTCACTGCGTTTCTCCGAATGCGTTCTTTCGGCCTAATTCCCGATTCGCTGCATGGCTGCCAGGGCTTTTGCCTCGACCGCCGGCGGGACACGGACATAGCCGAGCGGCTCATTGCAACGCTGCCCCTGGGTAAGACCCCATTTCACGAAATCCTTGATGGCCTTTGCCTTTTGCGCATCGGCGTACTGCTGGTAAAGCAAGAGCCAGGTGTACGTCACGATGGGATAGGACTGCTTGCCGTCCGGATCTGGAAAGAACGCGCGTAGGTTCGCGGGAAGCTCTGCGCTCAACAGAGTGGCGTGCCCACTGTCGGCAGTCGGCATCACGAACGTGCCCTCTTTGTTTTCGAGCTGCGCCATCGCAAGCTTCGCGCGTTCGGCGATTCCATACTCCGAATATCCGATCGCTCCCGGAATACGCGCGACGTGTGCGGCGACCCCTTCATTTCCTCTGGCACCGATGTGCGTCGTCGGCCATTGAACGGCGGTGCCCACTCCTGGCCCGTCCCGCCAGGCTTTGCTGATCGCCGACAAGTGATTGGTAAAGGCGAAGGTCGTGCCACTGCTTTCGGTTCGGACGACGAGTGTGATGGGGACATTCGGGGGATCGATCTTGGGATTCGCCTTTTGAATGCGGGCGTCATCCCACGATGTGATCTTGCCGAGGAAGATATCCACGTAAACGTCACGAGGCAGCCGCAGGCCGTTTGGGACACCAGCCAGGTTGTAGGCAATCACGACCGTGCCGGCCGCCACGGGGACGAGCTGCACGCCGCGCTTGACCGATGCGATCTGCTCGTCGCTCAAGGCAGCGTCGCTGCCCCCGAAATCGACGGCGTCGGCCATGAACCTCTTTTGTCCCTCGCCGCTTCCTACGGCGTCGTATTCAAGCAAGACGTTCGGATGGAGTTCGTGGTATTCTTCGGCCCACTGCCGATAGAGTGGAGCCGCAAAGGTTGACCCGGCCCCGCGGATGACGATGACATCGCGGTCCGGACGCGACGTCGAGACTCTGGTGTCTCCGCATCCCAACAAAAAGCCGAAACCGACTGTCAGAACGGCGAACCGTATCACGCCACTCGCGTGCGACATGGGTCTTTTCCTCCGGGCCGCTGCTGCGGCCAGCTTTGGCACAAAACTCAGCACGGGCAATCATTTCGTCATTCGACGATTGACGATCTTACTGGGAAGGGCACCTTGGCGGCTGTTAGATTTGGGTTAGCGGTCGAGCAATCGTCGCGGAAGGCGAACGGACAATCGCGAGCGGCCTGCATAATGCCCAAGATTATTCAGTTGATGCCCATCGCCGCTTCTTGTGGCCGCGTCCGCTGGCGGCTATCCTTGAGCAAATGCCGCCCTCTGAAACGGTCGAGTCTCCCGCTTCCCCAACCGGCTACAAAATCGCAAAATAACGATAATGGCTAAGAAAGATACTGCTTGCCCGGAAGAGGACAAGCTTTGCGAGGCCGACGTCACCGCGATCGACACGCGACCCGTCGAGGGACCGGCCGC from Pirellulales bacterium includes the following:
- the arsJ gene encoding organoarsenical effux MFS transporter ArsJ → MDLRNYALVTASYWGFTLTDGALRMLVLLHFHQLGYTPVNLAFLFLLYEFFGILTNLFGGWIGSRFGLRLTLFAGLAIQVAALVMLSFVSPAWAAWLSVAYVMTAQALSGIAKDLTKMSSKSAIKLLVPEGNDSALFKWVAILTGSKNALKGLGFLVGGVLLSWLGFAGALWAMAGALGMVLVGSVLSLKQDMGKSKVKVKFKQLFSKSREINMLSLARFFLFGSRDVWFVVGLPIFLYDALGWSFSGVGGFMAAWVIGYGMVQAVAPKFLKRDADAAAIAKGAQFWGFLLAAVSAGIAAALQFNVYPTLAVLGGLALFAVVFAVNSSVHSYLILAYTDSDKVALNVGFYYMANACGRLVGTLLSGVMYLAAGLPGCLWVSTLFVLAAAGLTLLLPVSNRHALSMSPDAMATQGME
- a CDS encoding ArsJ-associated glyceraldehyde-3-phosphate dehydrogenase; translation: MTTRVGINGFGRMGRLALRAAWDWHNFHFVHINEVKGGATTAAHLLEYDSVHGRWPRAIEADAEGMTIDGYRVSFTDRPSPGEIPWDEHEIDIVLECSGKFLTPQTLQGHFDRGVKKVVVAAPVKEGAINIVMGCNDDLYDAARHRIVTAASCTTNCLAPVVKVLHEEIGIRHGLITTMHDVTNTQVIVDAPHKDLRRARSALNSLIPTSTGSATAIGLIYPELNGKLNGLAVRVPLLNASLTDCVFEVERPTCVQEVNGFLQQSAEGPLKGILGFESKPLVSADFLNDTRSSIVDGPSTTVVDQTLVKVLAWYDNEIGYANRLVELAALVGRSLGLAAGPSSTVKDDGKKPALKR
- the pstS gene encoding phosphate ABC transporter substrate-binding protein PstS; the encoded protein is MSHASGVIRFAVLTVGFGFLLGCGDTRVSTSRPDRDVIVIRGAGSTFAAPLYRQWAEEYHELHPNVLLEYDAVGSGEGQKRFMADAVDFGGSDAALSDEQIASVKRGVQLVPVAAGTVVIAYNLAGVPNGLRLPRDVYVDIFLGKITSWDDARIQKANPKIDPPNVPITLVVRTESSGTTFAFTNHLSAISKAWRDGPGVGTAVQWPTTHIGARGNEGVAAHVARIPGAIGYSEYGIAERAKLAMAQLENKEGTFVMPTADSGHATLLSAELPANLRAFFPDPDGKQSYPIVTYTWLLLYQQYADAQKAKAIKDFVKWGLTQGQRCNEPLGYVRVPPAVEAKALAAMQRIGN